The window CTTCCCTGGTTTCCGGGCGTTGGCGGATATCCAAGATGGATGCGCGGTGCAAAATGTCTTCCCTGCTTCGAAAGATGGTTTTTGGAGTAATATGGTGTTCGATATTATAGGCAATTTGTTTCTCCCTTCGGCGGTTGGTTTCATGGATGGTTTTCTGCATCGATTTTGTAATGGTATCTCCGTAGAAGATTACCCGGCCATTGGCATTTCGCGCCGCACGGCCAGCTGTCTGTGTGAGCGAACGTTCGTTGCGCAGGAACCCTTCCTTGTCAGCATCTAAAATGGCGACCAGCGACACTTCCGGAATATCCAATCCCTCTCTTAATAAATTTACTCCTATCAGTACATCAAAATCACCGAGGCGCAACCCTTGAATGATTTCCACCCGCTCCATCGTATCCACATCGCTGTGCAGGTATTTGCATTTGATGTTGAGTTTGGTTAAATACTTGGCCAGTTCTTCCGACATTCTCTTGGTTAGCGTCGTCACCAACACCCGCTCATCCTCTTTTATCCGCAACTGTATCTCATGCAGCAAGTCGTCTATCTGGTTTATGCTCGGACGGACATCAACGGGAGGGTCTAACAGCCCGGTCGGACGAACCACCTGTTCAATAAATTCTCCTTCCGTTTTCATCAGCTCATAGTCACCCGGCGTTGCCGATACAAAAACAACCTGATTCAAGAGCGATTCAAATTCATTAAAATTCAGTGGGCGGTTGTCCATCGCACTCGGCAGCCGGAATCCGTATTCTACCAGATTTTGTTTTCTGCTCCGGTCGCCGCCGTACATGGCACCCACTTGCGGAATGGTTACATGGCTTTCATCCACCACGAGTAAGAAATCTTCGGGAAAATAATCTAACAGACAGAACGGCCGGTCACCGGGATTTCTCCGGTCAAAGAAGCGGGAATAATTTTCGATACCGCTGCAATATCCCAGTTCGCGTATCATCTCCAGATCAAAGTTGACACGGTCATCCAGGCGCCTGGCTTCCAGGTGTCTTCCAATGGAATTAAAATAGTCCACATGCGCTTTCAGCTCATCCTGTATCTCATGGATGATGGTTGGCAGCTGGTCGCGCGGAGCGATGTAGATATTCGCCGGAAAGATGGCGATATCTTTCATCTGTTCGATGCGTTTTCCAGACACCGGATCAAACGATTCCAGTTCCTCTATGTCATCACCCCAAAAGGTAATCCGATAGGCATAATCCGCATATGCCAAAAATACTTCTACCGTATCCCCAACCACCCTGAAGTTGCCGCGCTGGAAATCGGCAGTTGTTCTGGCATACAAAATGCTAACAAGATCAAACAGAAAAGTATTTCTGCTCAGGGTTTGCCCTTTCGTTATGCGGATGATTTGATTTTTATATTCAGCAGGGTTTCCCAAACCATAAATACAGGAAACTGATGCAACGACAATCACATCTCGCCTGCCGCTCATCAGTGAAGTGGTGGTACTGAGACGCAATTTCTCTATTTCCGCGTTGATGGACAAATCCTTTTCAATATAAGTATCCGTTACCGGGACATAGGCTTCCGGTTGATAGTAATCATAATAGGAAACGAAATACTCCACCTTATTCTCCGGAAAAAACTCTTTGAATTCAGTATATAATTGTGCGACCAATGTCTTATTGTGCGTCAGCACAAGTGTCGGCCGTTGTGTTCGTTCCACCACATTGGCAATGGTAAAGGTTTTACCGGAGCCTGTTACACCGAGCAGTGTCTGATATCTCTCTTCCTTTGAAACACCCCTTACAAGTTGGTCAATGGCGGCAGGCTGGTCGCCGGCAGGCTGATAGGAAGAATGTAGTTTGAATCGCATATATCACCATCAAAGATATACAAAAGATAAGAATGCACAATTGCTGATAAATACGGTATGGTTTACGTGGGAAATTTTAGTATTTTTAATTAACGTAAAGTATAGTATGCAGAAGGTTCTTTACACGCTTCTTCTTATTTCTTGTTTCTATGTTCCGGCAAAAGCGACAGACTGCTATAATGGCAGGTATAAGCACAAGGTGTTTTCTGACTTCACATTGGTGAATAATGTCATCTATGCACGTAAGCAGCGCAGCGACGGCATGTGGCAAAATTTAGGGTATGATGTGTATCTGCCCAAAAATGATACCGTTACCAACAGGCCGGTGGTAGTGTTGGCGCATGGCGGGGGATATATTGATTTATTGGATCAAAAAAGCCCGGATATAGCCGAACTGGCAATAGACTTAGTTTTACGCGGATATGTTGTCTTTTCTTTGGAATACCGTGAGGAAGGCAACCCGCTTTCCTTATTATCCGAAGAAAATATGGTGAAGGCTGTCGGTCGTTCGCTGATAGATATCCGGGATGCCACCTGTAGTATCATGGATACGACCATTAACCGCGGAAATCCTTATGGCGTGGACTACCATAAAGTGATAGTCGGGGGTGTATCGGCGGGCGCGGTCAGTTTTTTACATGCAATTTTCTTAGACAGCCTGAGTTGGATGCCTCCTCAATATCAGCAGTGGATTTTACAGGTAGAACCGAACTCACAGGCTTTATTAGATAACAGATACTGCGGTGCTAATGTGCTGGGCATGATTGGTATTTCCGGTGCCGTCATGGATACTTCCTGGATAAAACCAAATAGGGAATACCCTGCACTGCTCTTACAACACGGTACTGCCGATCCGATAGTTCCATACAATTATGACCGCCCTTTTCATTTACCGATGCTGCCCTATATGATGGGAAGTTATCTGGTGGATAAGCGCTTCCAGCATCTTGGCCTGCGCTCTGAACTGGAAACCTGGGTAGGTTATTCTCATGTTCCGTTTCTCGGAAATGACTTAAACCTCGCAGCACTGTTTACCAGAAATCCGCTGGCGCTAATCTTTAACAGGGTGGTGTTAGACAGTACAAAACGCCATGTAGCCAATTTTTGTTATAGCTTAATTGATTGCATTGAACGTACCACCGGCATCCGGGAAAATCTGATGGGTACGAATATTGGAGTATTTCCCAATCCGTCCAATGGAAACTTCCTAATTCAGGTTCCAAATGACACCAGAGCAAAAGATTGGAATCTGACTGTTTTTGATGTTGCCGGGAAAGAGCAATATCTTTCTTCTTATCCCGGAAATCCTGATTTTATCCAAATTGATAAACAATTGGGTTCTGGTATTTATTTTCTGAAATTGTTATTTGAAAAAGACGGCGAATCATTT is drawn from Sphingobacteriales bacterium and contains these coding sequences:
- the uvrB gene encoding excinuclease ABC subunit UvrB; the protein is MRFKLHSSYQPAGDQPAAIDQLVRGVSKEERYQTLLGVTGSGKTFTIANVVERTQRPTLVLTHNKTLVAQLYTEFKEFFPENKVEYFVSYYDYYQPEAYVPVTDTYIEKDLSINAEIEKLRLSTTTSLMSGRRDVIVVASVSCIYGLGNPAEYKNQIIRITKGQTLSRNTFLFDLVSILYARTTADFQRGNFRVVGDTVEVFLAYADYAYRITFWGDDIEELESFDPVSGKRIEQMKDIAIFPANIYIAPRDQLPTIIHEIQDELKAHVDYFNSIGRHLEARRLDDRVNFDLEMIRELGYCSGIENYSRFFDRRNPGDRPFCLLDYFPEDFLLVVDESHVTIPQVGAMYGGDRSRKQNLVEYGFRLPSAMDNRPLNFNEFESLLNQVVFVSATPGDYELMKTEGEFIEQVVRPTGLLDPPVDVRPSINQIDDLLHEIQLRIKEDERVLVTTLTKRMSEELAKYLTKLNIKCKYLHSDVDTMERVEIIQGLRLGDFDVLIGVNLLREGLDIPEVSLVAILDADKEGFLRNERSLTQTAGRAARNANGRVIFYGDTITKSMQKTIHETNRRREKQIAYNIEHHITPKTIFRSREDILHRASILDIRQRPETREERKYKEETEKMSFAADEEAAYMTKEQIEKKIALIKKAMQRASQQMDFMEAARLRDEMFKWQERI
- a CDS encoding T9SS type A sorting domain-containing protein; the protein is MQKVLYTLLLISCFYVPAKATDCYNGRYKHKVFSDFTLVNNVIYARKQRSDGMWQNLGYDVYLPKNDTVTNRPVVVLAHGGGYIDLLDQKSPDIAELAIDLVLRGYVVFSLEYREEGNPLSLLSEENMVKAVGRSLIDIRDATCSIMDTTINRGNPYGVDYHKVIVGGVSAGAVSFLHAIFLDSLSWMPPQYQQWILQVEPNSQALLDNRYCGANVLGMIGISGAVMDTSWIKPNREYPALLLQHGTADPIVPYNYDRPFHLPMLPYMMGSYLVDKRFQHLGLRSELETWVGYSHVPFLGNDLNLAALFTRNPLALIFNRVVLDSTKRHVANFCYSLIDCIERTTGIRENLMGTNIGVFPNPSNGNFLIQVPNDTRAKDWNLTVFDVAGKEQYLSSYPGNPDFIQIDKQLGSGIYFLKLLFEKDGESFVYTGKIIITQ